The Osmerus eperlanus chromosome 22, fOsmEpe2.1, whole genome shotgun sequence genome window below encodes:
- the LOC134008857 gene encoding small ribosomal subunit protein uS2, giving the protein MSGGLDVLQMKEEDVLKFLAAGTHLGGTNMDFQMEHYVYKRKCDGVYIINLKKTWEKLLLAARAIVAIENPADVCVISSRNTGQRAVLKFASATGSTTFHGRFTPGTFTNQIQAAFREPRLLIVTDPRADHQPLTEASYVNIPTIALCNTDSPLRYVDIAIPCNNKGHHSVGLMWWMLSREVLRMRGTISREHPWEVMPDLYFYRDPEEIEKEEQAAAEKAVGKEEFQGEWTAPQADFAQPEVADWSEGVPVPSVPIQPFPAAGEGAPAKAPAATEGFSEDWSAQTATEDWSAAPTAQTSEWGGASSDWP; this is encoded by the exons ATGTCCGGAGGTCTGGATGTGCTgcagatgaaggaggaggatgtgcTCAAGTTCCTGGCAGCAGGAACGCATCTGGGAGGTACCAATATGGACTTCCAGATGGAGCACTACGTGTACAAGAGGAAGTGTGACG GCGTGTACATCATCAACCTGAAGAAGACATGGGAGAAGCTGCTGCTGGCTGCCCGCGCCATCGTGGCCATCGAGAACCCAGCTGACGTCTGTGTCATCTCTTCCAGGAACACTGGACAG AGGGCTGTGCTGAAGTTTGCCTCGGCCACTGGCTCCACCACCTTCCATGGCCGCTTCACCCCTGGTACCTTCACCAATCAGATTCAGGCGGCTTTCCGGGAGCCCCGCCTCCTGATCGTCACGGACCCCCGTGCCGACCACCAGCCTCTGACGGAGGCTTCCTACGTCAACATCCCCACCATCGCCCTGTGCAACACGGACTCCCCGCTGAGATACGTGGACATTGCCATCCCTTGCAACAACAAG GGTCACCACTCTGTGGGTCTGATGTGGTGGATGCTGTCCAGGGAGGTGCTGAGGATGAGGGGCACCATCTCCAGGGAGCATCCCTGGGAAGTTATGCCTGACCTGTACTTCTACAGGGACCCTGAGGAG ATTGAGAAGGAGGAGCAAGCTGCGGCTGAGAAGGCCGTGGGGAAGGAGGAGTTCCAGGGCGAGTGGACCGCTCCCCAGGCCGACTTCGCCCAGCCCGAGGTGGCCGACTGGTCCGAGGGTGTCCCGGTCCCTTCTGTGCCCATCCAGCCGTTCCCTGCTGCTGGCGAGG GTGCCCCTGCGAAGGCCCCAGCTGCCACTGAAGGGTTCTCTG agGATTGGAGCGCCCAGACCGCCACTGAGGATTGGTCTGCTGCCCCTACTGCCCAGACGTCTGAGTGGGGCGGTGCCTCTTCTGATTGGCCGTAA